A part of Escherichia marmotae genomic DNA contains:
- the fimB gene encoding type 1 fimbria switch DNA invertase FimB encodes MKNKADNKKRNFLTHSEIELLLKAANTGPYAARNYCLTLLCFIHGFRASEICRLRISDIDLKAKCIYIHRLKKGFSTTHPLLNKEVQALKNWLSMRTSYPHAESEWVFLSRKGNPLSRQQFYQIISTSGDNAGLSLEIHPHMLRHSCGFALANMGVDTRLIQDYLGHRNIRHTVWYTASNAGRFYGIWDSPRGRQRHAVL; translated from the coding sequence ATGAAGAATAAGGCTGATAACAAAAAAAGGAACTTCCTGACCCACAGTGAAATCGAGTTACTCCTTAAAGCAGCAAATACCGGGCCTTATGCTGCACGTAATTATTGTCTGACTTTACTTTGTTTTATTCATGGCTTCCGGGCGAGTGAAATTTGTCGATTGAGAATTTCAGATATTGATCTTAAGGCAAAGTGTATATATATCCATCGATTAAAAAAAGGCTTTTCAACGACACACCCGCTCTTAAACAAAGAAGTTCAGGCTTTAAAAAACTGGTTGAGTATGCGTACTTCTTATCCACATGCTGAGAGCGAGTGGGTGTTTTTGTCACGCAAGGGGAATCCTCTTTCTCGTCAACAGTTTTATCAAATCATCTCTACTTCAGGTGATAATGCTGGATTATCACTAGAGATTCATCCTCACATGTTACGTCATTCATGTGGTTTTGCTTTGGCGAATATGGGAGTAGATACACGGCTTATCCAGGATTATCTTGGCCATCGTAATATTCGTCATACTGTCTGGTATACCGCCAGTAATGCAGGGCGTTTTTACGGTATCTGGGATAGCCCCAGAGGTCGGCAACGCCATGCTGTTTTATAA
- the tnpA gene encoding IS66-like element accessory protein TnpA yields the protein MSIIFNGHYRMKHRTWITEALRLHFEEHLPRVVAGRRLGVPKSTVCSMFVRFRRAGLSWPLPAGMSEQELDACLYGQFSTVPVVRPESTVISEAPVVKKRPRRPNFPYEFKIALVEQSLQPGACVAQIARENGINDNLLFNWRHQYRKGGLLPSGKNMPALLPVTLTPEPDNKIPAPAQEPEQINTPSDSLCCELVLPAGTLRLKGKLTPALLQTLIREIKGSSH from the coding sequence ATGTCCATCATTTTTAATGGACACTATCGTATGAAACACCGGACCTGGATCACTGAAGCTTTACGTCTTCACTTTGAAGAACATTTACCCCGGGTTGTGGCCGGGCGTCGCCTGGGTGTACCAAAATCAACAGTTTGTAGTATGTTCGTGCGCTTTCGGAGAGCTGGCCTTTCGTGGCCTTTGCCCGCAGGCATGTCGGAGCAGGAACTTGATGCCTGCCTTTACGGACAATTTTCCACGGTACCAGTCGTACGTCCTGAAAGCACCGTTATATCCGAAGCCCCCGTGGTAAAAAAACGTCCCCGGCGGCCCAACTTCCCTTATGAGTTTAAAATCGCCTTAGTGGAGCAGTCACTGCAGCCCGGAGCCTGTGTGGCGCAGATCGCCCGGGAAAACGGAATCAACGATAACCTGCTCTTCAACTGGCGCCATCAATACCGGAAAGGTGGCCTGCTGCCTTCCGGAAAAAATATGCCGGCACTGCTTCCCGTGACGTTAACGCCGGAGCCGGATAATAAAATCCCGGCCCCCGCACAGGAACCAGAGCAGATAAATACACCGTCCGACAGTCTGTGTTGTGAGCTGGTTCTGCCGGCCGGAACTCTCAGGCTTAAAGGTAAACTGACGCCGGCGTTATTACAGACACTTATCCGCGAAATAAAAGGGAGCAGCCACTGA
- the tnpB gene encoding IS66 family insertion sequence element accessory protein TnpB (TnpB, as the term is used for proteins encoded by IS66 family insertion elements, is considered an accessory protein, since TnpC, encoded by a neighboring gene, is a DDE family transposase.), which yields MISLPAGSRIWLVAGITDMRNGFNGLASKVQNVLKDDPFSGHLFIFRGRRGDQIKVLWADSDGLCLFTKRLERGRFVWPVTRDGKVHLTPAQLSMLPEGINWKHPKRTERAGIRI from the coding sequence ATGATATCTCTCCCTGCCGGTTCGCGTATCTGGCTGGTTGCCGGTATCACCGACATGCGGAATGGCTTTAACGGCCTGGCATCAAAAGTTCAGAACGTCCTGAAGGATGACCCGTTCTCCGGACACCTGTTCATCTTCCGCGGACGCCGGGGTGACCAGATAAAAGTGTTGTGGGCTGACAGTGACGGACTGTGCCTCTTCACCAAACGCCTGGAGCGGGGCCGCTTCGTCTGGCCAGTCACCCGTGACGGCAAGGTGCACCTTACTCCGGCTCAGTTATCCATGCTTCCTGAAGGTATCAACTGGAAGCACCCGAAACGAACGGAACGCGCTGGAATCCGCATATAA
- a CDS encoding IS66-like element ISCro1 family transposase: protein MDTSLAHENARLRALLQTQQDTIRQMAEYNRLLSQRVAAYASEINRLKALVAKLQRMQFGKSSEKLRAKTERQIQEAQERISALQEEMAETLGEQYDPVLPSALRQSSARKPLPASLPRETRVIRPEEECCPACGGELSSLGCDVSEQLELISSAFKVIETQRPKLACCRCDHIVQAPVPSKPIARSYAGAGLLAHVVTGKYADHLPLYRQSEIYRRQGVELSRATLGRWTGAVAELLEPLYDVLRQYVLMPGKVHADDIPVPVQEPGSGKTRTARLWVYVRDDRNAGSQMPPAVWFAYSPDRKGIHPQNHLAGYSGVLQADAYGGYRVLYESGRITEAACMAHARRKIHDVHARAPTDITTEALQRIGELYAIEAEVRGCSAEQRLAARKARAAPLMQSLYDWIQQQMKTLSRHSDTAKAFAYLLKQWDALNVYCSNGWVEIDNNIAENALRGVAVGRKNWMFAGSDSGGEHAAVLYSLIGTCRLNNVEPEKWLRYVIEHIQDWPANRVRDLLPWKVDLSSQ from the coding sequence ATGGACACCTCACTTGCTCATGAGAACGCCCGCCTGCGGGCACTGTTGCAGACGCAACAGGACACCATCCGCCAGATGGCTGAATACAACCGCCTGCTCTCACAGCGGGTGGCGGCTTATGCTTCCGAAATCAACCGGCTGAAGGCGCTGGTTGCGAAACTGCAACGTATGCAGTTCGGTAAAAGCTCAGAAAAACTTCGTGCAAAAACCGAACGGCAGATACAGGAAGCTCAGGAGCGAATCAGCGCACTTCAGGAAGAAATGGCGGAAACGCTGGGTGAGCAATATGACCCGGTACTGCCATCCGCCCTGCGCCAGTCTTCAGCCCGTAAACCGTTACCGGCCTCACTTCCCCGTGAAACCCGGGTTATCCGGCCGGAAGAGGAATGCTGTCCTGCCTGTGGTGGTGAACTCAGTTCTCTGGGATGTGATGTGTCAGAGCAACTGGAGCTTATCAGCAGCGCCTTTAAGGTTATCGAAACACAACGTCCGAAACTGGCCTGTTGCCGGTGCGACCATATCGTGCAGGCACCAGTACCTTCAAAACCCATTGCACGCAGTTATGCCGGAGCGGGGCTTCTGGCCCATGTTGTCACCGGGAAATATGCAGACCATCTGCCGTTATACCGCCAGTCAGAAATATACCGTCGTCAGGGAGTGGAGCTGAGCCGTGCCACACTGGGGCGCTGGACCGGTGCCGTTGCTGAACTGCTGGAGCCGCTGTATGACGTCCTGCGCCAGTATGTGCTGATGCCCGGTAAAGTCCATGCCGATGATATCCCCGTCCCGGTCCAGGAGCCGGGCAGCGGTAAAACCCGGACAGCCCGGCTGTGGGTCTACGTCCGTGATGACCGCAACGCCGGTTCACAGATGCCCCCGGCGGTCTGGTTCGCGTACAGTCCGGACCGGAAAGGTATCCATCCACAAAATCACCTGGCCGGTTACAGCGGTGTGCTTCAGGCCGATGCTTACGGTGGTTACCGGGTGTTATACGAATCCGGCAGAATAACGGAAGCCGCGTGTATGGCTCATGCCCGGAGAAAAATCCACGATGTGCATGCAAGAGCGCCCACCGACATCACCACGGAAGCCCTGCAGCGTATCGGTGAACTGTATGCTATCGAGGCAGAGGTCCGGGGCTGTTCAGCAGAACAGCGTCTGGCGGCAAGAAAAGCCAGAGCCGCGCCACTGATGCAGTCACTGTATGACTGGATACAGCAACAGATGAAAACACTGTCGCGTCACTCAGATACGGCAAAAGCGTTCGCATACCTGCTGAAACAGTGGGATGCACTGAACGTGTACTGCAGTAATGGCTGGGTGGAAATCGACAACAACATCGCAGAGAACGCCTTACGGGGAGTGGCCGTAGGCCGGAAAAACTGGATGTTCGCGGGTTCCGACAGCGGTGGTGAACATGCGGCGGTGTTGTACTCGCTGATCGGCACATGCCGTCTGAACAATGTGGAGCCAGAAAAGTGGCTGCGTTACGTCATTGAACATATCCAGGACTGGCCGGCAAACCGGGTACGCGATCTGTTGCCCTGGAAAGTTGATCTGAGCTCTCAGTAA
- a CDS encoding IS3-like element ISEc16 family transposase (programmed frameshift), with protein MTKPVSISKKPRKQHTPEFRNEALKLAERIGVAAAARELSLYESQLYAWRSKQQQQMSSSERESELAAENVRLKRQLAEQAEELAILPKGRDILREAPEMKYVFIENHRAEFSIKAMCRVLRVARSGWYVWLRRRHQMSLRQQFRLTCDTAVHKAFFEAKQRYGAPRLADELPEFNIKTIAASLRRQGLRAKAGRKFSPVSYRAHGLPVLENLLEQDFSASGPNQKWAGDITYLRTDEGWLYLAVVIDLWSRAVIGWSMSPRMTAQLACDALQMALWRRRRPESVIVHTDRGGQYCSGDYQALLKRHNLRGSMSAKGNCYDNACVESFFHSLKVECIHGERFSSREIMRATVFNYIECDYNRWRRHSACGGLSPEQFENHNLA; from the exons ATGACAAAACCAGTATCAATCAGCAAGAAGCCCCGTAAACAACATACGCCTGAATTTCGTAACGAAGCCCTGAAACTCGCTGAACGCATCGGTGTGGCCGCCGCAGCCCGTGAACTCAGCCTGTATGAATCTCAGCTTTATGCCTGGCGCAGTAAACAGCAGCAACAAATGAGTTCGTCAGAGCGCGAAAGCGAACTGGCCGCTGAAAATGTCCGCCTTAAACGACAACTGGCGGAGCAGGCTGAGGAACTGGCCATCCTCC CAAAAGGCCGCGACATACTTCGCGAAGCGCCTGAAATGAAGTATGTCTTCATCGAAAATCATCGGGCAGAGTTCAGCATCAAAGCGATGTGTCGTGTACTTCGGGTTGCCCGCAGCGGCTGGTATGTCTGGCTCAGGCGTCGTCACCAGATGAGCCTGCGCCAACAGTTTCGGCTCACCTGCGATACCGCTGTTCATAAGGCATTCTTTGAGGCAAAGCAGCGATACGGTGCTCCCCGCCTTGCTGACGAACTGCCGGAGTTCAATATTAAAACCATTGCCGCCAGCCTGCGTCGTCAGGGGCTGCGGGCGAAAGCCGGCCGGAAGTTCAGCCCGGTCAGCTACCGTGCACATGGCCTGCCCGTATTGGAGAATCTGCTGGAGCAGGACTTCAGCGCCAGCGGCCCGAACCAGAAGTGGGCGGGTGACATCACGTACTTGCGTACCGATGAGGGCTGGTTGTATCTCGCAGTAGTCATCGACCTGTGGTCACGCGCCGTTATTGGCTGGTCGATGTCACCGCGAATGACAGCACAACTGGCCTGTGATGCACTGCAAATGGCGTTGTGGCGGAGAAGACGCCCGGAAAGCGTCATTGTTCATACGGACCGTGGTGGTCAATACTGTTCAGGGGATTATCAGGCGCTGCTGAAGCGACACAACCTGCGTGGCAGTATGAGTGCGAAAGGCAACTGTTATGACAATGCCTGTGTGGAAAGCTTCTTTCATTCGCTGAAGGTGGAATGTATCCACGGGGAACGCTTTAGCAGCCGGGAAATAATGCGGGCAACGGTGTTTAATTATATCGAGTGTGATTACAATCGCTGGCGTCGTCACAGTGCCTGTGGCGGTCTCAGCCCGGAACAATTTGAAAACCATAATCTCGCTTAG